From Micromonospora rifamycinica, a single genomic window includes:
- the ybeY gene encoding rRNA maturation RNase YbeY, whose translation MSIEIANESGAEVDTDAVLAVARHALDEMGVNPLAELSVLLVDIGYMTELNHRWMGGDGPTDVLAFPMDEGSVDHGPGESATAGGEPALLGDIVLCPEVAAKQAATAGHSAADELHLLTVHGVLHLLGYDHAEPEEEREMFALQARLLASWRSTRSR comes from the coding sequence GTGTCCATCGAGATCGCCAACGAGTCCGGTGCCGAGGTCGACACCGACGCGGTGCTCGCCGTGGCCCGGCACGCCCTCGACGAGATGGGGGTCAACCCGCTCGCCGAGCTGTCAGTGCTGCTGGTCGACATCGGGTACATGACCGAGCTGAACCATCGCTGGATGGGCGGCGACGGCCCGACCGACGTGCTCGCCTTCCCCATGGACGAGGGCAGTGTCGACCACGGCCCGGGGGAGAGCGCCACGGCCGGCGGTGAGCCGGCCCTGCTCGGCGATATCGTGCTCTGTCCGGAGGTGGCGGCCAAGCAGGCGGCCACCGCCGGGCACAGCGCCGCCGACGAGCTGCACCTGCTCACCGTGCACGGCGTGTTGCACCTGCTCGGCTACGACCATGCCGAGCCGGAGGAGGAGCGGGAGATGTTCGCCCTCCAGGCCCGGCTGCTGGCCAGCTGGCGGTCGACCCGGTCCCGGTGA